TGCGAACGAAGCTGAAACAAGGCACCAGCGCCGAACAAACCTCACATTGTACTTGCGAAGAGATTAGATGCCCTTGTCCGACCGTCGCCTGTCATCCCCGGCCGATGCGCTTTCCAGCGCCGAACCCGGCGCCGCGCTCGCAGCCGCGCCGGCGGCCAAGCGCGCGAAAACCGGCGACGACGCGGCCAAGAAGGCAAAGCCCGTCGTCAAGACCGCGGACAAGCTCGCGAAGCTCGGCCTCAAGTCGGACATCGACCTCGTGCTGCATCTGCCGATGCGCTACGAGGACGAAACCTCGCTCACGCCGATCGCAGAACTGATTCCCGGCGACATCGCGCAGACGGAAGGCATCGTGTTCGACAACGAGATTGCCTATCGGCCGCGAAGGCAGTTGCTCGTCAAGATTCACGACGACGCCGGCGACGAACTCACGCTGCGTTTTCTCAACTTCTACGGCTCGCAAGTCAAGCAAATGGCCATCGGCACGCGGCTGCGCGTGCGCGGCGACGTGCGAGGCGGCTTCTTCGGGCTGGAGATGGTGCATCCGGCGGTGCGCCCGGTCGATGGCGATACGCCGCTGCCGCAGGCGCTCACGCCCGTTTATCCGTCGACGGCGGGCATCTCGCAGGCGTATCTGCGCAAGGCCATCGACAACGCGCTCACCCGCGTCTCGTTGCCGGAGCTATTGCCGGACCCGGTGGCGCGCGCCCATCTCGCGCCGCTGAATCTGCCGGGCCTGCTCGACGCGGTGAAGACGCTGCATCATCCGCGCGCGGATTCGGACGAAACCGCGCTCATCGACGGCACGCATCCGGCGTGGACGCGCATCAAGTTCGAGGAACTGCTCGCGCAACAGCTATCGCTCAAGCGCGCGCACGCCGAGCGCCGCACGCGCGCCGCGCCCGCAATGCCGCGCCGGACCGTCAGCGATGCCGGTTCCCTCGTCGCGCGTCTGTTGCATGCGCTGCCGTTCAGGCTGACCGGCGCGCAGGAGCGCGTCGTCGCGGAAATCGCGGGCGAACTGACGCTCGCGCATCCGATGCAGCGTCTGCTTCAGGGCGATGTCGGCAGCGGCAAGACCATCGTCGCGGCGCTCGCGGCGGCGCAGGCCATCGACGCCGGTTATCAGGCCGCGCTGATGGCGCCGACCGAAATCCTCGCCGAACAGCACGCGCGCAAGCTGCGCGGCTGGCTGGAGCCGCTCGGCGTGTCGGTGGCGTGGCTCGCCGGCAGTCTGAAGGCGAAGGAAAAGCGCGCCGCGAGCGAGGCGGCGGCGCTCGGCACGGCGCAACTCGTTATCGGCACGCACGCGATCATTCAGGACACGGTGGAATTCGCGCGTCTCGGCCTCGTGATCGTGGACGAGCAGCATCGCTTCGGCGTTGCGCAACGGCTCGCGTTGCGCGCGAAGGCGCAGAACGCGTCGGATGGCGCGCGCGACTTCCAGCCGCATCAACTGATGATGTCCGCGACGCCCATTCCCCGCACGCTCGCGATGACGTACTACGCCGACCTCGACGTATCCACCATCGACGAATTGCCGCCGGGCCGCACGCCGATTCTCACCAAAGTCGTGTCGGACGGCCGGCGCGACGAAATCATCGGCCGCGTGCGCGAGGCGGCGCTGACCGGGCGGCAGGTCTACTGGGTGTGCCCGCTGATCGAGGAAAGCGAGACCTTGCAGTTGCAGACGGCCGTCGAGACGTACGAGACGCTCGTTGCCGCGCTGCCCGAACTGCGCGTCGGGCTGGTTCACGGGCGGCTCGCGCCTGCCGAGAAAGCCGCGGTCATGGACGCCTTTTCGCGCAACGAAGTGCAGTTGCTCGTCGCGACCACCGTGATCGAAGTCGGCGTCGACGTCCCGAACGCGTCGCTGATGGTGATCGAGCACGCCGAGCGCTTCGGCCTTGCGCAGTTGCATCAGTTGCGCGGGCGCGTGGGGCGGGGCAGCGCGGCGTCCGTGTGCGTGCTGATGTATTCGAATCCGCTCTCGCAGACGGCGCGCGCTCGTTTGCAGACGATGCGCGAAACCACCGACGGCTTCGAGATCGCGCGCCGCGATCTGGAAATACGCGGTCCCGGCGAGTTTTTGGGCGCGCGTCAGTCGGGCGAGGCCATGCTGCGCTTCGCGAGCCTGGAACAGGACGGCTGGCTGATCGAGCCTGCGCGCGAGGCGGCCCAACAGATGCTCGACGCGTTCCCTGAGGCCGTCGAGCGGCATCTCGCGCGATGGCTCGGCGCACGCGAGCAGTATCTGAAGGCATAGGCCGCGAACTTGCCGGCGTTTCGTCGGTCCCTATTTGATTCGCGAGTGATTCCCGAGTGATTCGCGGTCATCCGCGCGCGCCGGATATCGACGAGTTGTCGAACCGGCATTCGCGGGTGTATAACTCAAACCTATTGAACCCATGTCTTCCATTGGTCCCCAATGACGCTCACTGAATTGAAGTACATCGTCGCGGTGGCGCGCGAGCGGCACTTCGGCCGCGCCGCCGAGGCATGCTTCGTCAGCCAGCCGACGCTGTCGGTGGCAATCAAGAAGCTCGAAGACGAGCTGAACGTGCAGATCTTCGAGCGCGGCACGAGCGAGGTCAGCGTCACGCCGATCGGCGAGCAGATCGTCACGCAGGCGCAGCGCGTGCTCGAACAGACGCTCGCCATCAAGGAAATCGCCAAGCAGGGCAAGGATCCGCTCGTCGGGCCGCTGCGTCTGGGCGTCATCTACACCATCGGGCCGTATCTGCTGCCGACGCTCGTCAAGCAGATGATCAAATCCGTCCCGCAGATGCCGCTGATGCTGCAGGAGAACTACACGCTCAAGCTGATCGAGCTTCTGAAGCAAGGCGAGATCGACGTCGCGATCATGGCGCTGCCGTTTCCCGAAACGGGGCTGATGGTGCGCGCGCTCTACGACGAGCCGTTCGTCGTCGCGATGCCTTCCGGCCACGCGTGGGAGAACCGCAGCAAGATCGACCCGGACGATCTGAAGCAGGAAACCATGCTGCTGCTCGGCAGCGGTCATTGCTTCCGCGATCATGTGCTCGGCGTCTGTCCGGAACTGATGCGCTTCTCGCAAAACGCCGACGGCATTCAGAAGACGTTCGAAGGTTCCTCGCTGGAAACGATCCGGCATATGGTCGCGAGCGGCGTCGGCATCACGGTGCTGCCGCGCATGTCGGTCATGGAAGTGAAGCCGCACGCGCCGGGCATCGACTCCGGCCTGCTCAGTTACGTTCCGTTCGACGAACCGGTGCCGGACCGGCGCGTGGTCCTCGCTTGGCGAAAGAGTTTCACGCGGATGCCGGCAATCGACGCCATCTCCGATGCCATCGCCGCTTGCGATTTGCCGGGCGTTAAAAAGCTGGATATGCCGGTGGCGGTGAATTAAACCGCTCCGGCTTTGTGATTGATTCGAACCGCGCTCTCGAAAGAGGCGCGGTTTTTTATTGCGGCTTTGTAGTTTTTGGTTGCTTTCCACTTTCTCGATAAATATGCACTACGCCGCGCTCTAAAATCCCGCTCCCGGCGCGGCACGTCCGCCGCGCAACGTAGGAATCGAGAAACATATGGACTTCTTTGATGCAATTCGCGTAGCGCTATTCGAGAAATACGCCACGTTTAACGGTCGCGCATCGCGCTCGGAATACTGGTTTTTTCAACTCCTTTCGCTGGTGATTGCGATCGTCGCCACCGTCCTTTCCGAAACGAAAAACGATTCGCCGATTGCCGTTTGGACGATGTGCATTATTGGTTTTGCACTACTCCTGCCGGGTCTCGCTGTCACGGTTCGCCGGCTGCATGATACGGACCGCTCCGGATGGTTCTATCTGATCGCGTGCGTTCCCCTTGTCGGCAGCATTCTGCTGCTGTTCTGGAGTTGCGAGCGCGGCACGCCAGGCGTGAACCGCTACGGCTCCGACCCTCTCGGCAACAGTTGACGCGTCGACGGCGCGTTGCGTCGTCCTCCCTCCGCATCACCCGCCTATCACATAAATAAAATTAATCGAATAGAGCTATTCGATAGTTTTGATAAGCTCTGTTCCCAGAGAGCCACTCGGCTCAGACAAGACACGAGGAACAGAGCGATGACACCCCGCCAGCCCGCCGCATCCCGCGCCGCTTCGGCAGCAACGCCGTGGTCCGAACTGCGCGCCGTCGCGCTCGACGTCCTCGCCGCCTTCGCCCGCACTGCGTGACGCCTTCTTCATCCCAAGCCAACACAAACCACGGAGTATCACGATGACGACCCAACGACTCACCACCGCC
The Caballeronia sp. M1242 DNA segment above includes these coding regions:
- a CDS encoding hydrogen peroxide-inducible genes activator, with product MTLTELKYIVAVARERHFGRAAEACFVSQPTLSVAIKKLEDELNVQIFERGTSEVSVTPIGEQIVTQAQRVLEQTLAIKEIAKQGKDPLVGPLRLGVIYTIGPYLLPTLVKQMIKSVPQMPLMLQENYTLKLIELLKQGEIDVAIMALPFPETGLMVRALYDEPFVVAMPSGHAWENRSKIDPDDLKQETMLLLGSGHCFRDHVLGVCPELMRFSQNADGIQKTFEGSSLETIRHMVASGVGITVLPRMSVMEVKPHAPGIDSGLLSYVPFDEPVPDRRVVLAWRKSFTRMPAIDAISDAIAACDLPGVKKLDMPVAVN
- the recG gene encoding ATP-dependent DNA helicase RecG: MPLSDRRLSSPADALSSAEPGAALAAAPAAKRAKTGDDAAKKAKPVVKTADKLAKLGLKSDIDLVLHLPMRYEDETSLTPIAELIPGDIAQTEGIVFDNEIAYRPRRQLLVKIHDDAGDELTLRFLNFYGSQVKQMAIGTRLRVRGDVRGGFFGLEMVHPAVRPVDGDTPLPQALTPVYPSTAGISQAYLRKAIDNALTRVSLPELLPDPVARAHLAPLNLPGLLDAVKTLHHPRADSDETALIDGTHPAWTRIKFEELLAQQLSLKRAHAERRTRAAPAMPRRTVSDAGSLVARLLHALPFRLTGAQERVVAEIAGELTLAHPMQRLLQGDVGSGKTIVAALAAAQAIDAGYQAALMAPTEILAEQHARKLRGWLEPLGVSVAWLAGSLKAKEKRAASEAAALGTAQLVIGTHAIIQDTVEFARLGLVIVDEQHRFGVAQRLALRAKAQNASDGARDFQPHQLMMSATPIPRTLAMTYYADLDVSTIDELPPGRTPILTKVVSDGRRDEIIGRVREAALTGRQVYWVCPLIEESETLQLQTAVETYETLVAALPELRVGLVHGRLAPAEKAAVMDAFSRNEVQLLVATTVIEVGVDVPNASLMVIEHAERFGLAQLHQLRGRVGRGSAASVCVLMYSNPLSQTARARLQTMRETTDGFEIARRDLEIRGPGEFLGARQSGEAMLRFASLEQDGWLIEPAREAAQQMLDAFPEAVERHLARWLGAREQYLKA
- a CDS encoding DUF805 domain-containing protein, yielding MDFFDAIRVALFEKYATFNGRASRSEYWFFQLLSLVIAIVATVLSETKNDSPIAVWTMCIIGFALLLPGLAVTVRRLHDTDRSGWFYLIACVPLVGSILLLFWSCERGTPGVNRYGSDPLGNS